The following proteins are encoded in a genomic region of Arachis stenosperma cultivar V10309 chromosome 4, arast.V10309.gnm1.PFL2, whole genome shotgun sequence:
- the LOC130975971 gene encoding glycosyltransferase BC10, whose translation MEDQELFLKASMVQGIQDYFPKNKTNNIVPKVAFMFLVKGALPLAPFWERFFKGHKGFYSIYLHQQPSFNETLPPDSVFFGRKIPSKPTSWGLSSLIDAERRLLANALLDSSNQRFVLLSESCIPLFGFKAIYNYLMNTNLSFLESYDMSGRPGTGRYHPKMWPIVNITNFRKGSQWFEVKRDIAIEIVKDTKYIPLFKKYCVPLPHGICFCDEHYLPTLLQMLHYKMNAKRSITWVDWAIAEGPHPREIGSSSYNITYEFLNKIRFGSKCVYNGNITSMCFLFARKFLPSALEPLLRVSPLLFGIDP comes from the exons ATGGAGGATCAAGAGTTGTTTCTCAAAGCAAGTATGGTCCAAGGAATCCAAGATTATTTTCCTAAGAACAAAACTAATAATATTGTTCCAAAGGTAGCATTCATGTTCTTGGTGAAAGGTGCATTGCCCTTAGCACCATTCTGGGAGAGATTCTTCAAAGGACACAAAGGGTTCTACTCCATTTACTTGCATCAACAACCTTCTTTCAATGAAACCTTGCCTCCGGATTCTGTTTTCTTTGGAAGAAAAATCCCTAGCAag CCAACTTCATGGGGCTTGTCATCACTTATAGATGCTGAGAGGCGTCTTCTTGCTAATGCACTTCTTGATTCATCCAACCAACGCTTTGTTCTTCTCTCAGAATCATGCATTCCATTGTTTGGTTTCAAAGCAATCTACAACTATCTCATGAACACAAACCTTAGCTTCTTAGAATCATATGATATGTCTGGAAGACCGGGAACCGGAAGATACCATCCAAAAATGTGGCCAATCGTTAACATAACAAATTTTCGAAAGGGGTCTCAATGGTTTGAAGTGAAGCGTGACATTGCAATTGAAATAGTGAAAGACACTAAGTACATCCCTTTGTTTAAGAAGTATTGTGTTCCACTTCCACATGGGATATGCTTTTGTGATGAACATTATTTGCCCACACTTTTGCAAATGTTGCACTACAAGATGAACGCAAAACGTAGCATCACTTGGGTGGATTGGGCAATTGCTGAAGGCCCTCATCCAAGAGAAATTGGTTCAAGTAGTTATAACATTACTTATGAGTTTTTGAACAAAATTAGGTTTGGATCAAAGTGTGTTTACAATGGGAACATCACCAGCATGTGTTTCCTCTTTGCTAGAAAGTTTCTTCCAAGTGCATTAGAGCCTTTGCTTAGGGTGTCTCCTTTGTTGTTTGGTATTGATCCTTAA
- the LOC130976981 gene encoding bidirectional sugar transporter NEC1-like produces the protein MFSLSDHELVFIFGLLGNIVSFMVFLAPLPTFYTIYKNKSSEGFQSIPYVVALLSAMLLLYYGYLKTNAILIITINCIGCVIEVAYLLMYIIYAPRKQKISTLWMMLGADVGGLGITMIITTFIVRGDKRVHAVGWICAIFNIAVFAAPLSIMRRVIKTKSVEYMPFSLSLFLTLCATMWFFYGLFDKDYYIMLPNVLGFLFGFAQMALYLVYKNANNKIENNIPEQQPEWGITVHTEQHDCDGNKTNFPSEMEMKDNDQV, from the exons atgttttcatTATCTGATCATGAGTTGGTCTTCATTTTTGGTCTCCTAG GTAACATTGTctcattcatggtgttcttagCACCCTT GCCAACCTTCTATACAATATACAAGAACAAATCATCTGAAGGATTTCAATCAATCCCATATGTAGTTGCACTTCTAAGTGCAATGTTACTGTTATATTATGGTTACCTTAAGACCAATGCAATCTTAATCATCACCATCAACTGTATTGGATGTGTTATAGAAGTTGCATATCTTCTCATGTATATTATATATGCTCCCAGGAAGCAGAAG ATTTCTACCTTGTGGATGATGCTTGGTGCTGATGTGGGTGGTCTTGGCATAACCATGATAATCACCACCTTCATTGTGAGAGGTGACAAACGTGTTCATGCAGTTGGTTGGATTTGCGCCATTTTCAACATTGCAGTGTTTGCTGCACCCTTAAGTATCATG AGGAGGGTGATAAAGACCAAAAGTGTAGAGTACATGCCATTTTCTTTGTCCTTGTTTCTTACCCTCTGTGCTACCATGTGGTTTTTCTATGGACTCTTCGACAAGGATTATTACATCATG CTTCCTAATGTGCTAGGATTTTTGTTTGGTTTCGCTCAAATGGCCTTATACCTCGTATACAAGAATGCAAATAACAAAATTGAGAACAATATTCCAGAGCAACAACCAGAATGGGGAATCACAGTGCACACTGAACAGCATGATTGTGATGGCAACAAAACCAATTTCCCTTCAGAGATGGAAATGAAAGATAATGATCAAGTTTGA
- the LOC130975970 gene encoding delta(7)-sterol-C5(6)-desaturase-like, whose protein sequence is MDDESGYFQLFVEDGNFYNRILLGTLLPEQLWVPLPHFFQTWLRNYIGGLLMYFIPGFFWSFYIYHWKNNVYVPREAIPSSEAMLMQIQVSMKALPWYTLLPTIEEYITEGGFTRCFPRVHYVGWLHYVVYVALYLILVEFGIYWMHKLLHDIKPLYKHLHAPHHIYNNKHNILSPFAGMALHPLDGILQVLLPHSIALFIVPMHFSTHLVILLMEGIWTASIHDCINAKFWPIMGSGYHTVHHVTYRHNYGHFTIWMDWMFGTLVEPHDHKED, encoded by the exons ATGGACGATGAAAGTGGCTACTTTCAACTTTTTGTGGAGGACGGTAACTTCTACAATCGTATTCTGCTCGGAACCCTATTGCCGGAGCAGTTGTGGGTCCCACTACCCCACTTCTTCCAAACATGGCTGCGCAACTACATCGGAGGACTCCTTATGTACTTCATCCCCGGCTTCTTTTGGAGCTTCTATATTTATCATTGGAAGAATAACGTTTATGTCCCTAGAg AAGCCATTCCATCTAGCGAAGCCATGCTAATGCAAATACAAGTTTCAATGAAAGCATTGCCATGGTATACTTTGCTTCCAACTATTGAAGAATACATAACAGAAGGTGGCTTCACAAGGTGTTTTCCAAGAGTGCATTATGTTGGTTGGCTTCATTATGTTGTTTATGTTGCACTCTATCTTATACTTGTAGAGTTTGGAATTTATTGGATGCACAAATTGCTTCATGACATTAAACCACTTTACAAACATCTTCATGCTCCTCATCACATCTACAACAACAAACACAACATTCTCTCCCCATTTGCCG GGATGGCGTTGCACCCACTTGATGGGATATTGCAGGTATTATTACCACATAGCATTGCTCTGTTCATTGTGCCTATGCATTTTTCAACACATTTAGTGATCTTGTTAATGGAGGGCATTTGGACAGCAAGCATTCATGATTGcattaatgcaaaattttggCCTATAATGGGTTCTGGTTATCACACTGTTCATCACGTGACTTATCGCCATAACTATGGCCACTTCACTATATGGATGGACTGGATGTTTGGGACTCTTGTTGAACCTCATGATCATAAGGAAGATTAA